A part of Pristiophorus japonicus isolate sPriJap1 chromosome 15, sPriJap1.hap1, whole genome shotgun sequence genomic DNA contains:
- the LOC139225903 gene encoding myeloid-associated differentiation marker homolog has translation MPVQLNYTSMTAPVGIVRFFEVFLSCTAFSLVAHVGQYSGSYGGWCMFTWCFSFVVSVLIIVLELTALNAKIPISWDDFTTSFAMLATLMNLTASIIYPTIFLASNRQSDSDYKIAATAMSCVCFVAYAIEVGLTRAKPGEISGFLTTVPGLLKVLEAFVACIIFVIVEGSYGANSGRQWCMAVYCICFIITFLIIILTIAKLIAALPFPFERFLTVYNIVAVLMYITAAIIWPIFCFSKDYGTPTRPSQCARGSCQWDNRVTATVLTFVNLVVYIVDLVYSARLVFIARA, from the coding sequence ATGCCTGTGCAACTGAATTATACATCAATGACAGCTCCAGTAGGGATTGTAAGATTCTTTGAAGTCTTTCTTTCGTGTACCGCATTCAGCCTGGTCGCCCATGTGGGACAATACTCTGGCTCTTATGGAGGTTGGTGCATGTTTACATGGTGTTTCTCATTTGTTGTTTCAGTTCTTATTATTGTGCTGGAGCTGACGGCCCTTAATGCGAAAATTCCGATATCCTGGGATGATTTCACCACGTCGTTTGCCATGCTCGCTACACTGATGAACTTAACTGCCTCAATTATATATCCTACCATTTTCCTCGCCTCCAACCGGCAGTCAGATTCAGACTATAAAATAGCGGCCACCGCTATGTCTTGCGTGTGCTTTGTTGCTTATGCGATTGAAGTTGGCCTCACACGAGCAAAGCCTGGTGAAATCAGTGGATTTTTAACGACTGTTCCTGGTCTCCTGAAAGTGTTGGAAGCTTTTGTCGCCTGCATTATCTTTGTAATTGTCGAGGGCTCATATGGAGctaacagtgggcggcagtggtgtATGGCCGTGTACTGCATATGCTTTATCATCACCTTTTTGATCATTATTTTAACCATTGCAAAGCTCATTGCGGCATTACCATTTCCGTTTGAAAGATTTTTGACCGTCTATAACATTGTGGCTGTACTGATGTACATTACTGCAGCGATCATCTGGCCAATCTTTTGCTTCAGTAAAGATTATGGCACACCAACCAGACCATCCCAATGTGCAAGAGGCAGCTGCCAATGGGACAATCGAGTCACAGCAACTGTTTTAACCTTTGTTAATCTTGTTGTATACATTGTGGATCTGGTTTATTCTGCCAGGTTAGTCTTTATTGCTCGTGCTTAA